One genomic window of Ruegeria sp. THAF33 includes the following:
- a CDS encoding polyprenyl synthetase family protein, giving the protein MKSGTAHLDPAAKQDFLKTLTFYGDQARETLLGLLPTGEPQAYLYGPMRDYIETSGKGLRPALLLATCEAFGGNSENARVSAAVLELLHNAFLIHDDIEDQSDFRRGRECMHKRLGVPLAINTGDGMQSLALRLLRQNLGPLGPETGMRVVDEFDHLLQQSIEGQALELGWIRDNRLNVDASDYLRMCLKKTCWYSFIHPMRIGALIARPHDVASGALNLDDFNAFGFFLGAAFQIQDDVLNLVGSQDSYGKEIGGDIYEGKRTLMLGQLGLKAEEPEQARLAEMLSNPRDARSTQDVAWVLERMSHYGSIRYAQDAANDLLAAARNEFARVFAGTEDGPRAFLGQFMDYLVTRQV; this is encoded by the coding sequence GTGAAATCCGGAACCGCGCATTTGGATCCTGCGGCGAAACAGGATTTTCTAAAAACCCTGACCTTCTACGGGGATCAGGCGCGCGAAACGCTTTTGGGCCTGTTGCCGACGGGTGAGCCTCAGGCCTATCTGTATGGTCCGATGCGCGATTACATCGAAACCTCGGGCAAGGGCCTGAGGCCCGCCCTGCTGTTGGCGACATGCGAAGCCTTCGGCGGAAACAGCGAGAATGCAAGGGTCTCGGCCGCGGTTCTAGAGCTGCTGCACAACGCTTTTCTGATCCACGACGACATCGAAGATCAAAGCGATTTCCGGCGCGGGCGCGAATGTATGCACAAGCGGCTTGGGGTACCCCTGGCGATCAATACCGGCGACGGGATGCAATCGCTTGCCCTGCGTCTGCTGCGTCAGAACCTGGGTCCGTTGGGCCCGGAAACCGGTATGCGCGTGGTGGATGAGTTCGACCATCTGTTGCAGCAATCCATCGAAGGTCAGGCGCTGGAGCTTGGCTGGATCCGCGACAACCGTTTGAACGTCGATGCATCAGATTATCTGAGGATGTGTCTGAAAAAGACCTGCTGGTACAGTTTCATTCACCCGATGCGCATCGGGGCCCTGATTGCGCGGCCACATGATGTCGCGTCCGGCGCGCTGAATCTGGATGATTTCAACGCCTTCGGCTTTTTCCTAGGTGCAGCGTTTCAGATTCAGGACGACGTCTTGAATCTCGTCGGCTCACAGGACAGTTACGGCAAGGAAATCGGCGGCGACATCTATGAAGGCAAACGCACGCTGATGCTGGGCCAGCTTGGCCTGAAGGCGGAAGAGCCTGAACAGGCACGGTTGGCCGAGATGTTGTCAAACCCGCGCGATGCCCGGTCAACGCAAGATGTCGCCTGGGTGCTGGAGCGCATGAGCCATTACGGCAGCATCCGCTATGCGCAGGACGCGGCAAATGATCTGCTGGCCGCGGCCCGGAATGAGTTCGCGCGGGTGTTCGCGGGCACAGAAGACGGGCCGCGCGCGTTTCTGGGACAGTTCATGGACTATCTGGTGACCCGTCAGGTCTGA
- a CDS encoding encapsulin produces the protein MTDALGWNEDQWSAVRKAVHDEALRARVAASFLPLYGPLPADTQSVPLNKLDLVDNSSGASKQRLDVNDYDTLRLTTVSVNVYLKGAQVADPELTAAQIMFRRAAAVVARVEDDIIFNGQPGTGQAPKHAGGAPDSLPQIYTISGGGKYPGLLEAGEDKPKSASKKNYSGTDVFEAVVEGISALETHGYLGPYACVMGNGLFRAVTTPLPNSMVLPRDSILPFLDGPLLRSSTLPPDKAVLVSLLGAPIEIVVPSDIAVKYLQTSAEGEHVFRVQQKFHLRIKEAKAVRTITC, from the coding sequence ATGACCGATGCATTGGGTTGGAATGAAGATCAGTGGAGCGCCGTGAGAAAGGCCGTCCATGATGAGGCGCTTCGCGCCCGGGTGGCCGCCAGTTTCCTGCCCCTGTACGGACCGCTGCCCGCTGACACGCAATCCGTCCCGCTGAACAAGCTGGATCTGGTTGACAACTCATCCGGTGCATCCAAGCAACGTCTTGACGTGAACGATTATGATACGCTGCGCCTTACCACCGTATCGGTGAACGTGTACCTGAAAGGTGCACAGGTGGCTGATCCGGAACTGACGGCGGCTCAGATCATGTTCCGCCGAGCGGCCGCCGTTGTGGCACGGGTAGAGGACGACATCATTTTCAATGGTCAACCCGGCACCGGACAGGCCCCCAAACACGCAGGCGGCGCGCCCGACTCATTGCCGCAGATCTATACGATCAGCGGCGGTGGCAAATATCCGGGATTGCTTGAAGCGGGCGAAGACAAACCCAAATCTGCGTCCAAAAAGAACTATAGCGGAACCGATGTTTTCGAGGCCGTCGTCGAGGGCATCAGCGCGCTGGAAACGCATGGCTATCTGGGCCCCTATGCCTGTGTGATGGGCAACGGTCTGTTCCGGGCGGTCACGACCCCGCTGCCGAATTCGATGGTGCTGCCACGTGACAGCATTCTCCCGTTCCTGGACGGGCCGTTGCTGCGTTCCAGTACCCTGCCCCCGGACAAGGCAGTGCTTGTGTCCCTGCTGGGTGCACCGATTGAAATCGTCGTGCCCTCGGATATCGCCGTGAAGTATCTGCAAACCTCTGCCGAGGGCGAGCACGTCTTCCGCGTGCAGCAGAAGTTCCATCTCAGGATCAAGGAAGCTAAGGCCGTCCGCACCATAACCTGTTGA
- a CDS encoding FAD-dependent oxidoreductase: protein MPDKVVILGGGVAGMSAAHELIERGFEVEVHERQLIPGGKARSIPVMKGEGDHGSKAKHIKALEKWAEMDGANYPPGVKRPWLPGEHGFRFFPNFYRHITDTMARTPYYDKGTCFENLVPTTQVLVSQFDKPGIIVPERFPRTLKDVADAFKTIAFALSPRDQIAYEDVEHFVACMWRIATSCKERRFDEYERIGWWDFIGAQDRSEAYQKFLAIGLTRSLVAAKATTASTKTVGDIAVQLQLGIATPEPHCNRLLNGPTNLVWIQPWLDYLTSKGVVYNFDSKVTGIECRNGKIVGATVEQDGEEKQVTGDWFISAMPIERMAPLVTPEMMAVDPALAKLPLLADDVQWMNGIQFYLTKDVALTHGHVIFIDSPWALTAVSQKQFWPGINFENWAEGKTKGLLSIDISEWDKPGLNGKTARDCSREEIAKEVWEQLKRSINVDGQTILRDEDMHYWFLDPDIVQDPNDPKRQSNVEPLLVNRINSWRLRPDAATLIPNFFLASDYVRTFTDLATMEGANEAARRAVNAILQRSGSDAEPCQIWDLHEPDILKPLRAYDYARYQAGLPWDNRFAVAVEAALKMGQDTAGVDRGGDGPLAAIGKPAAEYSKPGGITEEPAIAEALRMICPPKELFDLIANYEPTADLPIPGDELAEDVAYDLGRDSGQSGALSRALPISDEPLSAFGGGPERSGAREDKSRVIITQKG from the coding sequence ATGCCTGACAAGGTTGTCATTCTTGGGGGAGGCGTGGCTGGCATGAGCGCCGCGCACGAACTGATTGAACGCGGGTTCGAGGTAGAAGTCCACGAACGCCAGCTGATCCCCGGCGGCAAGGCCCGCAGCATTCCCGTGATGAAGGGTGAAGGGGATCATGGCTCGAAAGCGAAACACATCAAGGCGCTGGAAAAATGGGCCGAGATGGATGGGGCCAATTATCCGCCCGGCGTGAAACGCCCCTGGCTGCCCGGTGAACATGGGTTCAGGTTCTTTCCGAACTTTTATCGGCATATCACCGACACGATGGCCCGAACGCCGTATTACGACAAGGGCACATGCTTTGAAAATCTTGTCCCGACCACGCAAGTTCTGGTCAGCCAGTTTGACAAGCCCGGCATCATTGTCCCGGAACGGTTCCCCCGCACGCTCAAGGATGTTGCGGATGCCTTCAAGACCATTGCCTTCGCGCTTTCGCCGAGGGACCAGATCGCGTATGAGGATGTCGAACATTTTGTCGCCTGCATGTGGCGGATCGCGACGTCCTGCAAGGAACGCCGGTTTGACGAATATGAACGGATCGGTTGGTGGGATTTCATCGGCGCGCAGGACCGTTCGGAAGCCTATCAGAAGTTCCTTGCCATCGGCCTGACCCGTTCGTTGGTGGCCGCCAAGGCCACGACGGCAAGCACGAAGACAGTGGGGGACATTGCGGTTCAGCTTCAGCTGGGTATCGCCACGCCCGAACCCCACTGCAACAGGCTGCTGAACGGGCCCACCAATCTTGTCTGGATTCAACCGTGGCTGGATTATCTGACAAGCAAGGGGGTCGTGTACAATTTTGACTCCAAAGTCACCGGAATCGAGTGCCGGAACGGCAAGATCGTCGGCGCAACAGTCGAACAGGATGGCGAAGAAAAGCAGGTCACGGGGGATTGGTTCATCAGCGCCATGCCGATTGAACGCATGGCACCGCTTGTGACCCCGGAAATGATGGCGGTTGACCCCGCACTTGCCAAATTGCCTTTGCTGGCCGATGACGTGCAATGGATGAACGGCATTCAGTTCTATCTGACCAAGGATGTCGCGCTGACCCATGGCCACGTCATTTTCATCGACAGCCCATGGGCTTTGACGGCTGTGTCGCAAAAACAGTTCTGGCCGGGGATCAACTTCGAAAACTGGGCCGAAGGAAAGACCAAAGGCCTGCTGTCAATCGATATCTCCGAATGGGACAAGCCGGGGCTGAACGGAAAAACCGCGCGCGATTGCAGCCGGGAAGAGATCGCAAAAGAGGTTTGGGAACAGCTCAAGCGCAGCATCAACGTGGATGGCCAAACCATTCTGCGGGACGAGGATATGCATTACTGGTTCCTCGATCCTGATATCGTTCAAGACCCGAACGACCCCAAGCGTCAAAGCAATGTCGAACCCTTGTTGGTCAACCGTATCAACAGCTGGCGCTTGCGCCCGGATGCGGCCACGCTCATCCCGAATTTCTTCCTGGCATCGGATTACGTCCGCACTTTTACCGACCTTGCCACGATGGAAGGGGCGAACGAGGCCGCGCGTCGGGCCGTCAACGCCATTCTTCAACGCAGTGGATCGGATGCCGAGCCCTGCCAGATCTGGGACCTGCATGAACCCGACATCCTGAAACCGCTGCGCGCCTATGATTACGCCCGCTATCAGGCTGGCCTTCCGTGGGACAATCGGTTCGCGGTTGCGGTCGAAGCCGCGCTGAAAATGGGTCAGGACACGGCAGGAGTTGATCGTGGCGGTGATGGCCCTCTTGCCGCCATAGGGAAACCGGCGGCGGAATACTCAAAACCCGGCGGCATCACCGAGGAGCCAGCCATTGCTGAAGCGCTTCGAATGATCTGCCCCCCGAAAGAGCTGTTCGACCTCATCGCGAATTACGAGCCAACCGCGGATCTGCCGATCCCGGGGGATGAGCTGGCGGAAGATGTCGCGTATGATCTGGGTCGGGACAGTGGTCAATCAGGTGCCTTGTCCAGGGCGTTGCCAATTTCTGACGAACCGCTTTCTGCGTTTGGCGGCGGTCCGGAACGATCCGGCGCGCGGGAAGACAAAAGTCGCGTGATCATCACCCAGAAGGGCTGA
- a CDS encoding DUF3237 domain-containing protein: protein MREFSDRGVTLRWSEVINADGLSRVLVEAGPSVSSHDTLRLICSEDGGPERAIRGWPLLRDPQTGFQQFAAVLPSVKQEKTLSWRPVLTSGGREFDPGPEKAVQPAAPEPAKTAVAPPVLEHVAKFVVPFESSFHPSGETPDGIWLHFAIKEGGTVEGPHLKGVIEPIGGDWMRVRPDGVGLLHAKALIRPSIGQAPILFEDTGVCDFGPDGYAALSKGNLPASAPVRLAPRYLTSNPHYRWMNRVQGFGIGEASLSDITLRFDVYSAKGISDA from the coding sequence GTGCGCGAGTTTTCAGATCGGGGCGTGACGCTGCGTTGGTCCGAGGTGATCAACGCAGACGGTCTCAGTCGAGTGTTGGTGGAAGCCGGTCCATCCGTGTCGTCGCATGACACGCTACGTCTGATCTGTTCGGAAGATGGCGGCCCCGAGCGTGCCATTCGCGGGTGGCCCTTGTTGCGGGACCCACAAACCGGGTTTCAACAATTCGCAGCCGTTCTGCCGTCAGTCAAACAGGAAAAAACCTTGTCCTGGCGCCCGGTGCTGACGTCGGGAGGGCGCGAGTTTGACCCCGGGCCCGAAAAAGCAGTTCAACCTGCCGCACCGGAGCCGGCAAAAACCGCAGTGGCGCCGCCGGTACTGGAACATGTCGCCAAATTTGTAGTGCCGTTCGAAAGCAGCTTTCACCCCTCGGGCGAGACACCGGACGGGATTTGGCTGCATTTCGCCATCAAAGAAGGGGGCACCGTCGAAGGCCCGCATCTGAAAGGGGTGATCGAACCGATCGGAGGAGACTGGATGCGCGTGCGGCCCGATGGTGTGGGGCTGCTTCATGCAAAGGCACTTATAAGACCGTCCATCGGACAAGCTCCGATCCTGTTCGAAGATACGGGTGTGTGTGACTTCGGCCCGGACGGATATGCGGCATTGTCCAAAGGCAATCTGCCCGCTTCGGCTCCGGTACGGCTTGCACCGCGTTACCTGACCTCGAATCCGCATTACAGGTGGATGAATCGGGTGCAGGGCTTTGGCATTGGCGAAGCCAGCCTGTCAGACATAACACTGCGCTTTGACGTCTATTCCGCGAAAGGAATTTCCGATGCCTGA